One window from the genome of Cryptomeria japonica chromosome 6, Sugi_1.0, whole genome shotgun sequence encodes:
- the LOC131052832 gene encoding uncharacterized protein LOC131052832, translated as MKGSEKVEELTAVTKPLVRVLHMVDGEGMPMGFIYEAMDRAKEAISHYYRGNTRKCEILWRIIDHRWTNQLHQLIHAFAYFLNPKFYFSDSFRADVEVMAGVIACIYKMAPDPKLRDKVLDELEPCSASRCERNWSVFESIHTKKINRLTQKRLNDLVFVRYNLRL; from the exons atgaagggttcaGAAAAAGTGGAGGAGTTGactgcg gtgacaaaacctttggtaagggttcttcatatggtggatggagagggcatgccaatgggtttcatttatgaggccatggatagggccaaagaggccatttcacattactatcgtggaaatacaagaaaatgtgaaatcctttggcgcatcattgatcataggtggacaaaccaactccaccaattgatacatgccttcgcctactttttgaacccgaaattctacttctctgattcatttagggctgatgtggaggtcatggcaggtgttattgCATGCATTTATAAGATGGCACCTGATCCcaagttgagagacaaggttcttgatgagttagag ccatgcagtgcttctaggtgtgaacgaaattggagtgtatttgagagcattcacacaaagaagataAATAGATTGACACAAAAGCGGCTCAATGATCTTGTCTTCGTTCGGTACAACCTTCGTCTTTGA